One Solanum lycopersicum chromosome 2, SLM_r2.1 genomic region harbors:
- the LOC138342118 gene encoding zinc finger CCCH domain-containing protein 6-like codes for MPSQELEASKQEYRKRWVIEAVFPNKFAVPPNTYNLSDLEQGYDDSQTPVVRTISIEEEEPTHDLTVLVATAVAALQEQGNLIDANLLVRLLLNLINERGMATNVVSLNAAHAGSVKSVPLKMTKPNIRENKSITYSTLELDLKNIKKLISKYGVPYNARGEISKLVSRYGHTTLQPKLTLSPNVGPSSLMTSHKDINNYCNSLIKQCGEKTESMVNDVLQNPIPCSLTRCIFFNKRKGCNKGFSCNFLHDISGKKRSGRTSEGRDSKRLK; via the exons ATGCCCTCCCAAG AGTTAGAAGCCAGTAAGCAGGAGTATAGGAAAAGGTGGGTGATTGAGGCGGTTTTCCCTAACAAGTTTGCAGTTCCTCCAAA TACTTATAACTTGTCTGACCTGGAACAAGGATATGATGATAGTCAAACTCCAGTAGTCAGAACCATTTctatagaagaagaagaaccaaCTCATGATCTGACAGTTCTTGTAGCCACAGCTGTAGCTGCTCTTCAAGAGCAGGGTAATCTGATTGATGCCAACTTATTGGTGAGGCTTCTCCTAAACTTGATAAATGAACGTGGCATGGCTACCAATGTTGTTTCTCTCAATGCTGCCCATGCAGGATCTGTAAAATCTGTGCCCTTGAAAATGACTAAGCCTAACATCAGAGAGAATAAGTCAATAACATATTCCACTTTAGAGCttgatctcaaaaatatcaagaaactCATTAGCAAATATGGAGTACCTTACAATGCAAGAGGAGAAATTTCTAAGTTGGTTTCCAGATATGGTCATACCACCTTGCAGCCTAAGTTGACTCTTTCACCAAATGTTGGGCCTTCCTCCTTGATGACTAGTCACAAGGATATCAACAATTACTGCAATTCCCTTATCAAGCAATGTGGAGAAAAAACTGAGTCGATGGTTAATGATGTCTTACAAAATCCAATTCCGTGCAGCTTGACACGttgtattttctttaataaacGTAAGGGATGCAATAAAGGCTTCTCTTGTAACTTCCTGCATGATATATCTGGTAAAAAGAGGTCTGGGAGGACATCAGAAGGTCGGGATTCAAAGAGACTGAAGTAA